In one window of Frigoriglobus tundricola DNA:
- a CDS encoding arylsulfatase B, which produces MCSRLLLTAALGAIGWAVTAPAAPAADKPNIVVILADDLGNADLGYRGSKIKTPNIDALARGGVRLESYYGLPLCTPARAALMTGRYPMRHGLQTLVIFPGHKYGLPTDEKTLPQALKEVGYATYMVGKWHLGHADKKFWPQNRGFDHFYGNVVGEVDYFTKDRGGVTDWQRNGTFLKEEGYYTHQIGREAVGLIEKHDTAKPLFLYFASLSAHAPYQAPKDEIAAYKDVFPDPQHRTYAAMVTGLDAEVGRIVAALEKKGMRENTVIFFTSDNGGATSALFATGARSPEERGASGGVALGAKPPCSNAPFRGGKGSLKEGGVRLPAIVNWPAKLKPRVVNEPLHHVDVMPTLLGLAGGKGSSDHPFDGADALATIAEGKPSPHDDILINVEAFRGAIRKDNWKLIKVAALPGTTELFDVSKDPGETENLAAKYPDVVKGLEARLLNYARQQKPSEWLKSQVDFLGFQGETFLDPEYSTDGGLPHEKPVLPKK; this is translated from the coding sequence GTGTGTTCGCGACTCCTCCTGACGGCCGCACTCGGCGCGATCGGCTGGGCCGTCACCGCGCCCGCCGCACCAGCGGCGGACAAGCCCAACATCGTCGTCATCCTCGCGGACGATCTCGGCAACGCCGACCTCGGCTACCGCGGGAGCAAGATCAAGACGCCCAACATCGACGCTCTGGCAAGGGGCGGGGTGCGGCTCGAATCGTATTACGGCCTGCCCCTCTGCACCCCCGCCCGTGCGGCGCTCATGACCGGCCGCTACCCGATGCGCCACGGGCTGCAGACGCTCGTGATCTTCCCGGGCCACAAGTACGGTCTGCCGACCGACGAAAAGACCCTGCCGCAGGCGCTCAAAGAGGTGGGCTACGCGACGTACATGGTCGGGAAGTGGCACCTCGGCCACGCGGACAAGAAGTTCTGGCCGCAGAACCGCGGGTTCGACCACTTTTACGGTAACGTCGTCGGCGAGGTGGATTACTTCACCAAGGACCGGGGCGGCGTCACCGACTGGCAGCGGAACGGCACCTTCCTCAAGGAGGAGGGCTACTACACGCACCAGATCGGCCGCGAGGCGGTCGGGCTGATCGAAAAGCACGACACGGCCAAGCCGCTGTTCCTGTACTTCGCCTCCCTCTCCGCGCACGCCCCGTACCAGGCGCCGAAAGACGAGATCGCCGCCTACAAGGACGTGTTCCCGGACCCGCAGCACCGGACCTACGCGGCGATGGTCACCGGCCTGGACGCGGAGGTGGGGCGGATCGTCGCCGCGCTGGAAAAGAAGGGGATGCGCGAGAACACCGTGATCTTCTTCACCTCGGACAACGGCGGGGCCACGAGCGCGCTGTTCGCCACCGGGGCCCGGTCCCCGGAGGAGCGCGGGGCGAGCGGGGGCGTGGCGCTCGGGGCCAAGCCGCCGTGTTCGAACGCCCCGTTCCGCGGCGGCAAGGGAAGCCTCAAGGAGGGCGGGGTGCGCCTGCCCGCGATCGTGAACTGGCCGGCGAAGCTCAAACCCCGCGTCGTGAACGAGCCGCTGCACCACGTCGACGTGATGCCGACCCTGCTCGGCCTGGCCGGCGGGAAAGGGAGTTCCGACCACCCGTTCGACGGGGCGGACGCGCTCGCCACCATCGCCGAGGGCAAGCCGTCGCCGCACGACGACATCTTGATCAACGTGGAGGCGTTCCGCGGGGCCATCCGAAAAGACAATTGGAAGCTCATCAAGGTCGCCGCGCTTCCGGGCACGACCGAACTGTTCGACGTTTCGAAAGATCCGGGCGAGACGGAGAACCTGGCGGCCAAGTACCCCGACGTGGTCAAGGGGCTGGAAGCCCGGCTCCTGAACTACGCCCGGCAGCAGAAGCCGAGCGAGTGGTTGAAGTCGCAGGTGGACTTCCTCGGCTTCCAGGGCGAGACGTTCCTCGACCCGGAGTACAGCACGGACGGCGGCCTGCCGCACGAGAAGCCGGTTCTCCCCAAGAAGTGA
- a CDS encoding arylsulfatase, producing MFTGSRIQTALVLAVGLTAGYAAASGRFNSFASTGAAPAGAADPTAGPAAGGCCAGADPAALAAVAAHNAKVAAAAQKDGKKPNVCVIWGDDIGQSNLSCYTRGVMGYHTPNIDGIAKAGMMFTDYYGEQSCTAGRASFITGQHGLRTGLTKVGLPGATLGLQKEDPTIAELLKPLGYATGQFGKNHLGDRNEFLPTVHGFDEFYGNLYHLNAEEEPELPDYPKDPAFRAKYGPRGVLDCKATDRDDPTVDGRFGKIGKQTIKDTGPLTRKRMETIDDDVADRAAEFIKRQAQADKPFFVWVNFTHMHFRTHVKPESRGQSGRWMGEYADAMIDHDKNMGTVLTALDAAGVADNTFVVYSTDNGPHMNTWPDGAMTPFRNEKNSNWEGAYRVPCLVRWPGKVAAGSVSNQITGHHDWMPTVLALAGDAGVTEKLLKGHPVGDATYKVHLDGYNLVPHLTGQSARGPRESFLYCNDDQQLVGLRYDNWKLVFMEQRAPGTLLVWANPFTTLRVPKMYNLRLDPYERADLTSNTYYDWLMDHAFLCVPAQDYVGKFLMTFKDYPQRQKAASFNLDEVMKKLQESGGK from the coding sequence ATGTTCACGGGATCGAGAATCCAGACCGCCCTTGTGCTCGCCGTCGGCCTGACGGCCGGCTACGCGGCGGCGTCCGGGCGGTTCAACTCGTTCGCGAGCACCGGGGCGGCCCCCGCCGGCGCCGCCGACCCGACCGCCGGACCGGCCGCCGGTGGCTGTTGTGCCGGCGCCGATCCGGCGGCGCTGGCGGCGGTCGCCGCCCACAACGCGAAAGTGGCCGCGGCGGCACAAAAAGATGGCAAGAAACCGAACGTCTGCGTCATCTGGGGCGACGACATCGGCCAGTCGAACCTCAGCTGCTACACCCGCGGGGTCATGGGGTACCACACGCCCAACATCGACGGCATCGCCAAAGCCGGGATGATGTTCACCGACTACTACGGCGAGCAGAGTTGCACGGCCGGGCGGGCGTCGTTCATCACCGGGCAGCACGGCCTGCGCACCGGGCTGACGAAGGTCGGGCTGCCGGGGGCGACCCTCGGCTTGCAGAAAGAGGACCCGACCATCGCCGAACTGCTCAAACCGCTCGGGTACGCCACGGGCCAGTTCGGCAAGAACCACCTGGGCGACCGCAACGAGTTCCTGCCCACGGTTCACGGGTTCGACGAGTTCTACGGTAACCTGTACCACCTCAACGCCGAGGAAGAACCGGAACTGCCCGACTACCCCAAGGACCCGGCGTTCCGGGCGAAGTACGGCCCCCGTGGCGTCCTGGACTGTAAGGCCACCGACCGGGACGATCCGACGGTCGACGGGCGGTTCGGGAAAATCGGCAAGCAGACCATCAAGGACACCGGCCCGCTGACCCGGAAGCGGATGGAGACGATCGACGACGACGTGGCGGACCGGGCCGCGGAGTTCATCAAGCGACAGGCGCAGGCGGACAAGCCGTTCTTCGTGTGGGTCAACTTCACCCACATGCACTTCCGCACGCACGTCAAGCCGGAGAGCCGGGGGCAGTCCGGGCGGTGGATGGGCGAGTACGCCGACGCCATGATCGACCACGACAAGAACATGGGCACGGTGCTCACTGCCCTCGACGCCGCCGGGGTCGCGGACAACACGTTCGTCGTGTACTCGACCGACAACGGCCCGCACATGAACACCTGGCCGGACGGGGCGATGACCCCGTTCCGGAACGAGAAGAACTCCAACTGGGAGGGCGCGTACCGGGTGCCGTGTCTCGTCCGCTGGCCGGGCAAGGTCGCGGCGGGCAGCGTGTCGAACCAGATCACGGGCCACCACGACTGGATGCCGACCGTGCTGGCGCTGGCCGGGGACGCCGGGGTGACCGAGAAGTTGCTCAAGGGGCACCCGGTCGGGGACGCGACCTACAAGGTCCACCTGGACGGCTACAACCTGGTCCCGCACCTGACCGGTCAGAGCGCCAGGGGGCCGCGCGAATCGTTCCTGTACTGCAACGACGACCAGCAACTCGTCGGCCTGCGCTACGACAACTGGAAGCTGGTGTTCATGGAGCAGCGGGCGCCGGGCACCCTGCTGGTCTGGGCCAACCCGTTCACGACGCTCCGGGTCCCCAAAATGTACAACCTGCGGCTCGACCCGTACGAGCGCGCGGATCTCACCTCGAACACCTACTACGACTGGCTCATGGATCACGCCTTCCTGTGCGTGCCCGCGCAGGACTACGTGGGCAAGTTCCTGATGACCTTTAAGGACTACCCCCAGCGGCAGAAGGCGGCCAGCTTCAACCTCGACGAGGTCATGAAGAAGTTGCAGGAGAGCGGGGGGAAGTGA
- a CDS encoding DUF1254 domain-containing protein, whose product MSAPPLTAALFTGLALAALAPAARAQALTENEAAQIGTAAYIYGYPLVTMEYTRRVMTNATEPKGNHAPMGQFFKSRVYPDAKFRDVTAPNADTLYSTAWLDLTKEPYVLSLPDMGDRYFLMPMLSAWTDVFQVPGTRTTGNKAQTFAVTGPGWTGTLPAGVKELKAPTNIVWVLGRTYCTGTPEDYKACHAVMDKYDLRPLSAWGKPYAPPAGTVDPAIDTKTAVRERVHALDAGAYFATLAALMKDNPPAKGDAPMVEQLARIGVVPGKGFDPAKLDPAVAKGLATAPKAAQAAIIGNFKNAGKEVNGWQVMTKTGLYGTEYLQRAFVTAVGLGANRPEDAVYPTSVTDATGKKYSGANKYVVHFDKGQVPPVKAFWSITMYDAGYFFVANPLNKYTVSPRNDLTYNPDGSLDLFIQHESPGKDKEANWLPAPKGEFVLMLRMYWPEVRSPSVIDGSWKPPPVTPVK is encoded by the coding sequence ATGAGCGCCCCCCCACTCACCGCGGCCCTCTTCACCGGTCTCGCTCTCGCGGCCCTTGCGCCGGCCGCCCGCGCGCAAGCCCTGACGGAAAACGAGGCCGCGCAAATCGGCACCGCGGCTTACATCTACGGCTACCCGCTCGTCACGATGGAGTACACGCGGCGGGTCATGACCAACGCGACCGAGCCGAAGGGCAACCACGCCCCGATGGGCCAGTTCTTCAAGTCCCGCGTTTACCCCGACGCGAAGTTCCGCGACGTGACCGCCCCCAACGCCGACACCCTGTACTCGACCGCGTGGCTCGACCTGACGAAGGAGCCCTACGTCCTCAGCCTCCCGGACATGGGCGACCGCTACTTCCTCATGCCCATGCTCAGCGCCTGGACGGACGTGTTTCAGGTCCCGGGCACGCGCACCACGGGCAACAAGGCGCAGACCTTTGCCGTCACCGGCCCCGGCTGGACCGGCACGCTGCCCGCGGGCGTCAAGGAACTCAAGGCGCCCACGAACATTGTCTGGGTCCTCGGCCGCACCTACTGCACCGGCACGCCCGAGGATTACAAGGCGTGCCACGCCGTGATGGACAAGTACGACCTGCGCCCGCTGAGCGCCTGGGGCAAGCCCTACGCCCCACCGGCGGGCACGGTCGATCCGGCGATCGACACGAAGACCGCGGTCCGCGAACGGGTCCACGCGCTGGACGCGGGCGCGTACTTTGCCACACTCGCCGCACTGATGAAGGACAACCCGCCGGCGAAGGGGGACGCCCCGATGGTCGAACAACTGGCGAGGATCGGCGTCGTCCCCGGCAAGGGCTTCGACCCCGCCAAGCTCGACCCGGCGGTGGCGAAGGGGTTGGCAACGGCCCCGAAGGCGGCCCAGGCGGCAATCATCGGCAATTTCAAGAACGCGGGCAAAGAGGTCAACGGCTGGCAGGTCATGACGAAGACCGGCCTGTACGGAACCGAGTACCTCCAGCGCGCGTTCGTCACCGCCGTCGGCCTCGGGGCGAACCGGCCGGAGGACGCGGTGTACCCCACGTCGGTTACCGACGCGACCGGGAAGAAGTACAGCGGCGCGAACAAGTACGTCGTCCATTTCGACAAGGGCCAGGTGCCGCCGGTGAAGGCGTTCTGGTCGATTACGATGTACGACGCCGGGTACTTCTTCGTGGCCAACCCGCTGAACAAGTACACAGTCAGCCCCCGGAACGACCTGACGTACAACCCGGACGGCTCCCTGGACCTGTTCATCCAGCACGAATCGCCGGGCAAGGACAAGGAAGCGAACTGGCTGCCCGCCCCGAAGGGCGAGTTCGTGTTGATGCTGCGGATGTACTGGCCGGAGGTCCGGAGCCCGTCGGTCATCGACGGCTCCTGGAAGCCGCCACCGGTGACCCCCGTGAAGTGA
- a CDS encoding formylglycine-generating enzyme family protein yields MKGSDPGRRSLAATPAPRPGPHLSRRVLLAGLAAGGFATAFGLTKLVRYQSTPPGMVRVPGGEFTMGTDSDLGWPDEKPAHRVRVDGFFMDEHEVTNAQFRAFVAATGYATTAEKPVDVAAILRQSAPGTPPPTGDGLLPGSVVFVPPSGPVPVHGSEVYRQWWRWTPGACWKHPQGPGSSVEGKDDHPVVHVSWDDAVAYAKWAGKRLPTEAEWEFAARGGLDQKPYVWGDERPSDAVVHANIWQGEFPVHNTARDGFEGTAPVKSYAPNGYGLYDVAGNVWEWCADWYDRDLYRTRAGAGVTANPTGPDRSSNPARPYTPERTQRGGSFLCNDSYCSRYRPSARHGCSPDTGMSHVGFRCVRTPD; encoded by the coding sequence GTGAAGGGCTCCGATCCCGGGCGACGGTCGCTCGCCGCCACACCGGCCCCGCGACCGGGGCCGCACCTCTCTCGGCGCGTGCTCCTCGCCGGTCTGGCGGCGGGCGGCTTCGCGACCGCGTTCGGCCTGACCAAGCTCGTCCGATACCAATCCACGCCCCCGGGAATGGTCCGGGTGCCCGGCGGCGAGTTCACGATGGGCACCGATTCGGACCTGGGGTGGCCCGACGAGAAACCGGCCCACCGGGTGCGGGTGGACGGGTTCTTCATGGACGAGCACGAGGTCACCAACGCCCAGTTCCGCGCGTTCGTGGCGGCGACGGGGTACGCGACCACGGCCGAGAAGCCGGTCGACGTCGCGGCGATCCTCCGGCAGTCGGCGCCGGGCACACCGCCCCCGACCGGGGACGGACTGCTCCCGGGGTCGGTGGTGTTCGTCCCGCCGAGCGGTCCGGTCCCGGTACACGGTTCCGAGGTGTACCGGCAGTGGTGGCGGTGGACCCCGGGCGCGTGCTGGAAGCACCCACAGGGGCCGGGCAGCAGCGTTGAGGGGAAGGACGACCACCCGGTCGTTCACGTCTCGTGGGACGACGCCGTCGCCTATGCGAAGTGGGCCGGGAAACGGTTGCCGACCGAAGCCGAGTGGGAGTTCGCCGCCCGGGGCGGGCTGGACCAGAAGCCCTACGTGTGGGGCGACGAGCGGCCCTCGGACGCGGTCGTCCACGCGAACATCTGGCAGGGCGAGTTCCCGGTCCACAACACGGCCCGCGACGGCTTCGAGGGGACCGCGCCGGTCAAGTCCTACGCCCCCAACGGGTACGGGCTGTACGACGTGGCCGGGAACGTGTGGGAGTGGTGCGCCGACTGGTACGACCGCGACCTGTACCGCACACGGGCCGGCGCCGGGGTGACCGCCAACCCGACCGGCCCGGACCGCAGCTCCAATCCCGCGCGGCCGTACACGCCCGAGCGCACCCAGCGAGGCGGGTCGTTCCTGTGCAACGACAGCTACTGTTCGCGGTACCGGCCGAGCGCCCGGCACGGGTGCAGCCCGGACACGGGCATGTCGCACGTCGGGTTCCGCTGCGTCCGGACCCCCGACTGA